A region of Trueperaceae bacterium DNA encodes the following proteins:
- the cmk gene encoding (d)CMP kinase, which translates to MDAGTRPIITLDGPAASGKSSAAKAVAARLGIAYVSSGLLYRAATHMALAEGVPLGDERALLEMLARHDVRLWPDAQRDRLTVDGEEVAHLLHTDDIDARVSEVARLPGIRAWVTERLRELEGPFVIDGRDMGTAVFPDARWKFYLTASPEVRARRRVGERASDLGAVAEAIRLRDERDAKQSAPAPDAIHLDTGPLTLEAVADFVYFKVMSRWPEQLTAATA; encoded by the coding sequence GTGGACGCCGGGACCAGGCCGATCATCACCCTCGACGGTCCCGCCGCCTCCGGCAAGTCCAGCGCCGCGAAGGCCGTGGCGGCGCGCCTCGGCATCGCCTACGTCTCCAGCGGCCTGCTCTACCGCGCCGCCACGCACATGGCCCTCGCCGAGGGCGTGCCCCTCGGCGACGAGCGGGCCCTCCTCGAGATGCTCGCGCGCCACGACGTCAGGCTGTGGCCGGACGCCCAGCGCGACCGCCTCACCGTCGACGGCGAGGAGGTCGCGCACCTTCTGCACACCGACGACATCGACGCCCGCGTCTCCGAGGTCGCCCGCCTGCCCGGCATCCGCGCCTGGGTCACCGAGCGCCTCCGCGAGCTGGAGGGGCCCTTCGTCATCGACGGACGCGACATGGGCACGGCCGTCTTCCCCGACGCGCGCTGGAAGTTCTACCTGACGGCCTCGCCCGAGGTCAGGGCCCGGCGCCGGGTGGGCGAGCGCGCCAGCGACCTCGGCGCCGTCGCCGAGGCGATACGCCTGCGCGACGAGCGGGACGCCAAGCAGTCGGCACCCGCCCCCGACGCCATCCACCTCGACACCGGCCCGCTGACGCTCGAGGCCGTGGCCGACTTCGTCTACTTCAAGGTCATGTCCCGCTGGCCGGAGCAGCTCACCGCGGCCACCGCCTGA